From the Eremothecium cymbalariae DBVPG#7215 chromosome 6, complete sequence genome, one window contains:
- a CDS encoding Rab family GTPase YPT10 (similar to Ashbya gossypii AEL187C) codes for MTAEYVCQLKLVLLGESSVGKSSIVTRFTTGEFHKNQATIGAAFTTRTISWKENPTNRSSEELITKSVNFEIWDTAGQERYRSLAPMYYRNTDVALIVFDITDESSLEKAQSWIDELNTYVDESRQKQIVIKIVGNKMDLKDSKFVKGGWKTVSLVSAKSGEGIEDLFMCIAKEVPKEKFLVKEVVNKKPKNILNLLGTTSSNDRCNC; via the coding sequence TCTTCGATTGTTACCAGGTTCACTACTGGGGAATTTCATAAGAACCAAGCCACTATTGGAGCGGCTTTCACCACAAGGACGATATCATGGAAAGAGAATCCTACAAACCGAAGTTCAGAAGAACTAATAACCAAGTCTGtgaattttgaaatatggGATACAGCAGGGCAAGAACGGTATAGGTCTTTGGCTCCGATGTATTACAGGAACACAGACGTGGCTTTgattgtttttgatattacGGATGAGTCTAGCCTTGAGAAAGCTCAGTCATGGATTGATGAGTTAAACACATATGTCGATGAGTCTcgacaaaaacaaattgttATTAAAATAGTAGGTAATAAGATGGATTTGAAAGACTCTAAGTTCGTGAAGGGGGGTTGGAAAACTGTGTCTCTCGTCTCCGCCAAGTCTGGTGAAGGGATTGAAGACTTGTTTATGTGTATTGCTAAGGAAGTCCCGAAGgaaaagtttttggtgAAAGAAGTTGTGAATAAGAAGCCAAAAAATATTCTGAACTTACTTGGTACTACTAGTAGTAATGATCGTTGTAATTGTTGA
- the SHM1 gene encoding glycine hydroxymethyltransferase SHM1 (similar to Ashbya gossypii AEL188W), with product MLVNRLSFFRGTPTLIASRLMSSKISANQAMISKPVQEVDKEMYDILRMERERQKHSITLIPSENFTSKSVMELLGSEMQNKYSEGYPGRRYYGGNQFIDMAESLCQKRALSLYNLDPAQWGVNVQPLSGAPANLYTYSAIMNTDDRLMGLDLPHGGHLSHGYQLPSGTKISYISKYFQTMPYHIDSQTGLIDYESLSKTSKLFRPKVIVAGASAYARIMDCKRFREISDACGAYLMFDMAHISGLVAAGVIPSPFEYSDIVTTTTHKSLRGPRGAMIFYRKGVRKVSEKGKKIMYDLDSKINFSVFPGHQGGPHNHTISALAVALKQAATPEFKEYQASVITNAKHFGEELIKRGFNLVSGGTDTHLILINLSNLGIDGARLETILEKINIAANKNTVPNDKSALFPSGLRVGTPAMTTRGFGVDEFTQVAEFMSRAVKLAIGLKSQESPDAADNRSKLANFRQLCEESTQVQELSAQVYEWVGKYPVPGEL from the coding sequence ATGCTGGTAAACCGTTTGTCGTTTTTTCGTGGGACCCCTACACTTATTGCTTCCCGTTTGATGTCTAGTAAGATATCAGCAAACCAGGCGATGATATCCAAACCTGTACAGGAAGTTGATAAGGAGATGTACGATATTTTAAGGATGGAACGGGAGAGACAGAAGCATAGTATAACGTTGATACCAAGTGAGAACTTCACTTCAAAGTCGGTGATGGAATTATTAGGTAGTGAAATGCAGAATAAATACTCCGAAGGTTACCCTGGCAGGCGTTACTACGGAGGCAATCAGTTCATTGATATGGCTGAATCTCTTTGCCAGAAGCGTGCTTTATCCCTTTACAACTTGGATCCTGCTCAGTGGGGTGTTAACGTGCAGCCTCTATCCGGAGCTCCTGCCAATTTGTATACGTATTCAGCTATAATGAATACAGATGATCGGTTGATGGGCCTGGATCTGCCACATGGTGGTCATTTATCTCATGGATATCAATTGCCAAGTGGTACCAAGATATCTTACATTTCAAAATACTTCCAAACTATGCCCTACCACATTGATTCACAGACTGGATTAATTGATTACGAATCGTTATCTAAGACATCTAAATTATTCAGACCCAAGGTGATTGTTGCTGGAGCTTCTGCTTATGCTAGAATCATGGATTGTAAGCGTTTTAGAGAAATTTCTGACGCATGCGGTGCTTACCTGATGTTCGATATGGCACACATCTCTGGTTTAGTTGCTGCTGGCGTTATTCCTTCTCCCTTTGAATATTCCGATATTGTAACTACGACCACTCATAAGTCTTTAAGAGGTCCAAGAGGTGCTATGATCTTTTACAGAAAGGGCGTGAGGAAGGTGTCCGAAAAGGGCAAGAAGATTATGTATGATTTGGATAGTAAAATAAACTTTTCTGTCTTCCCAGGCCATCAAGGTGGCCCACACAACCATACCATCTCAGCATTAGCCGTTGCACTCAAACAGGCTGCGACTCCGGAATTTAAGGAATATCAAGCATCTGTGATCACAAACGCCAAGCACTTTGGCGAAGAGTTAATCAAACGTGGATTTAACCTAGTTTCAGGAGGTACTGATACTCATCTGATTTTAATTAACCTATCTAACTTGGGCATCGACGGTGCAAGGTTAGAAACAATCCTggaaaaaataaatatagcAGCTAATAAAAACACAGTTCCAAATGACAAGTCTGCATTGTTCCCATCCGGCCTGAGGGTCGGTACTCCAGCAATGACCACAAGGGGATTCGGTGTTGATGAGTTTACACAAGTTGCAGAATTCATGAGTCGCGCTGTCAAGCTGGCTATTGGTCTGAAATCACAAGAATCCCCCGATGCTGCTGACAACAGATCTAAATTAGCCAATTTCCGGCAACTATGTGAAGAATCTACGCAAGTTCAAGAACTATCCGCCCAGGTTTATGAGTGGGTAGGCAAGTATCCAGTTCCTGGAGAGTTATAG